The Phycisphaerales bacterium AB-hyl4 genome contains the following window.
CCTGTCACACTACACGCCAGGCTCGCTTAAAAAGATTGTCAGCCAGGGCCGGTTCCTCGACAGCGCGATCCGTGGTCGACCCCTGCGGTTCTGGCGCGACCGGTTCGTGCTGGAGATTGCTCACAACGCCACCTCACCCCGCCGGTCGGCCAAACCCTTCAAGGAGGAGCCGAAGGCCACACCCCCCGACATCACGGAGACGCCCAAGCGATGAAGCTGGCCAATCGGCATGCTTGTGAAGGGACGGTGCCGCGCATCACCATCGGTCAGCGCGTCTACCGCCGGGCCGATGGCAGCCGGTATGTCAGCAACACGTGGACCGCCCAGTGGTCCTACGAAGGCAAGCATCATTATGAAGCGCTCCAGACACGCCGGAAGGATGCGGCGCTGCGGAAGGCCTTTTCGATCTGTGAGCGGATTCGAACTGGTGAGGTGAAACCGAAGAAGTACACGCTCTCGATGGCAGAGATGCAGGAGAAATACATCGACCTCAAGCGGGGCGAAGGCCGGGCGCCGAAGACGGTTCAGAAGTACGAAGCCGGGCTGCTGTCGCTGGTGACGTGGTCGACCACGGTCGGCCGGCGATCGGCCACCGGATTCACCGCCAGCGATTTCTGGCGCTACAACCGGTGGCTGGCGGAAAACGGGTCCAGCGAAAAGACGCGCTACGACCGGCTCATCCTGATCAAGCAAGCGTTCAAGTGGGCGCACAAGCAAAAGCTGCTGGCTGAGAACCCGCTGGTTGGCGTCAGCCTCAGCGAACCTGCCCCGACCGAGCAGCCCTGCTTCACGCCTGACCAAGTGTCCATCTTGCTGCGGGAGGCGGACCCGCATGAGGCCGGCATCTACGCCACCATGGCCTACCTGGGCCTGCGCATCGGCGAGGTGCGTGAACTCCGCTGGTCCGACATCCTCTTCGATGCCGGTGAGCATGGCGTGGTGGTGATCCGGCGCGGTGGCTCGGCCGGCACCACGAAAAACCGCAGGGTGCGTCGCGTCCCGCTCAACCCGGCCCTTAAACCTTACCTGGCCACCGTTGATCGCAAGTTCGAACGAGTCTTTACGGCGCGCCCTTCCCCCAAGCATCCGGCCGGCGGCGGCCCGATCAGCGAACGACGGCTGTTGCTGTCCCTCAAGCGGCTGTGCAAACGGTGCGGGTTCGACCATCCGGACCAGTACAAATTGCACACGTTCCGGCACGTGTTTGCCTCGATGTGCGCTCGATCCAACGTCGCCTACAAGTACGCGCTGACGTGGCTGGGCCATTCGGATTCCAAGATTCTGGACATCTACTACACGATGTTCGACGACGTTGCCGGCGAAGCGATGCAGGCCATCGTCTATCCCATCCAACCGCCTTCGAAACCACCATCGGAAGGTCAATGAGCCGATTGGACGCAGCGTTACCATTTCGGCCCCTCGCGCCTGTTGAACCTGAAAGGCACCCTGTCGTTGCAGGAGAGCGGGCTGCATTGGCCCTACTGCTGGATCGTCGCCACGCTGGCTGAGGGAGGCTGATCGCACCCAGACCGATGGGGGCCGCCAACACGCCGTTCGTACTGATCACAAGATTCCGCGATCAGAAGAGCTTGCCTGGCTGACGGCATGCTGTGGGGTTGATGCAGGTTGGCGCTGAGGGCGGGCGTTCGCAGGATGACGCAACTCGCATGAGTCGCCCTGCAATCCCTCGCTGGTGACACAGATGATCGTTGGGCCTTGCGGGTCAGTCTCCACCTCAATCTCCGCTCGGCCATTGGAGAGTTGAAGACGACGACTGCCCCTTACCGTCCCCAGATTGTCAAGCAGTCGGCCGTGCCCAGCCAACGTAAACTGCACCACGTGGTGCGCATCCAGGCATCGCACGCCCGACGCGTCATAGGCGCGAACGCTGACAAACACCCGGCCATCCTCGCGCGGGCCTGTGCTCAGCCGCAAGTGCGTCGGCGACTGCCATCGCTGCGTCTGGTACTCGAAATCGAGTTGATCGACCAGTCGCTCACCGTCGGCGTACGCCACTGCCTCCAGGCGGTTGACGCCCGCCTCGAACGCCATCTTCCATTGCAGGCCCGCCGCGGGGAAGGCTTGCGGATCGCGCTGACGAAGCCCCTGCGATTCGCCGTTGAGAAACAGTTCGACCGAATCGCAATTGGAATAGACCCGCACCGTTTTCAATTCGCCCGGCTCGCCCCAGCGCACCGGCGCGTGGTGGCTGTGGATATGAACCATCGGCGATGTCGCCCAATGGGACTGGAACACGTAGTACGCTTCCTTGGGCGTCAGGTCGCGCTCCACCACACCCTTCGTGTTGATATAAGGCAAAGGGTTGTCCGGCCGAACGGGTGTGGCGAAATCCTTAAACGTCCACTGCACCGCCCCCGTCAGCGAAGGCATTGATTCCTGAACGCCCAAGTGCCAATCCACAAGCTCGCAAATGTAGCTTTCAGACCAGTCGCCCAGCAGCGAAACGCGCGGCGGGCCGCCGGTGAGCTTGTAATCACCATCACGTTCATCCGCCCCCTGACCGGTGGGAATGACATCAAGGCCGCTGTAAAGCTCTTCCGCATGCCTGCCCGCGATGCTGTCGCCGCCCCATTCCAGATGCAGAAAACGCGGCGTCTGCTGCACCGCTTCGTTCAAGTACTGCTTGTACTCCGGGTAAGTGCCGCGATACCACCCCGCCCAGATCGATGGCGAGTACACATCAACCACATCCTTGCAGAACTCGCAGCGGCGGATGCCTGTCACCCTCGAAGGGTCCAACTGATGGGCGAGTTCATGCAACTCAATCATGAACGCGCGAATCTGTTGCTCGTCGAATGATTCAAAGTCCGCCGGCCAGTCGTTTTCATTGCCCAGGCCCCAGATGATGACGCTGGGGTGGTTCTTGTGCTGCTCGATCATCGCGGTGAGCATGTCGCGACACTGCTGGCGATACGCTTGTCCGCCGACTCCGCCACGGCACCAGGGGATTTCTTCGTACACCAGCAAACCCAACTCGTCGCACAGGTCAAGCACGATGCGGGACTGCTGGTAATGGCCCAGCCGAACGAAGTTGGCGCCCATGTCCTTGATCAACTGCATCTCGCGACGGGTCATCGCTTCGGTCATGGCAGCGCCGACGCCCGCGTGATCTTCGTGACGGTGCGTGCCGCGCAGCAGAAGCCGCTCGCCGTTCAGGTAGAACGGGCCGTTCGGCTCGAAGCTGAACTGCCGCACGCCGAACCGCTCGGTGCATTCGGTCCGTCCGTGGGGCGACGCAAGTTGCACGGTGCATTCGTACAGCGCCGGCCGATCAGGCGACCACACGCTCGGCTCATCCAACATGAACGAAGCGATCGCCTGTTCACCCGCGAACGCCTCAGCCTGCACCTCGGCTTGGCGGACCACCTGCCCCGACGGGTCACGGAGAATCACGTCAAAGCTCACCGCATCGCTGAACTGGTTCGGGTTGTAAAGACGAACGCTGACCTGAACCGTCGCGCTTTGGCTGTCGGTCAACTCGCTGGCCACATGGACATGCTGCAATGAGATGGCCG
Protein-coding sequences here:
- a CDS encoding tyrosine-type recombinase/integrase; translation: MKLANRHACEGTVPRITIGQRVYRRADGSRYVSNTWTAQWSYEGKHHYEALQTRRKDAALRKAFSICERIRTGEVKPKKYTLSMAEMQEKYIDLKRGEGRAPKTVQKYEAGLLSLVTWSTTVGRRSATGFTASDFWRYNRWLAENGSSEKTRYDRLILIKQAFKWAHKQKLLAENPLVGVSLSEPAPTEQPCFTPDQVSILLREADPHEAGIYATMAYLGLRIGEVRELRWSDILFDAGEHGVVVIRRGGSAGTTKNRRVRRVPLNPALKPYLATVDRKFERVFTARPSPKHPAGGGPISERRLLLSLKRLCKRCGFDHPDQYKLHTFRHVFASMCARSNVAYKYALTWLGHSDSKILDIYYTMFDDVAGEAMQAIVYPIQPPSKPPSEGQ
- a CDS encoding glycoside hydrolase family 2 TIM barrel-domain containing protein, with the translated sequence MHTQRLTDGWTHYRGTLGGPWEVWRERVYGNHFNVPWHAVTLPHCFNASDGVDPDTTYYQGPGWYATELTGANPYPGGRTLLHFEGAGQRTDVYVYTRLAGSHLGGYDEFTIDLTDHLEYCRAALGGTGVPIAIQCDNSRDLETIPSDTADFCLYGGLYRDVNLVHVPAISLQHVHVASELTDSQSATVQVSVRLYNPNQFSDAVSFDVILRDPSGQVVRQAEVQAEAFAGEQAIASFMLDEPSVWSPDRPALYECTVQLASPHGRTECTERFGVRQFSFEPNGPFYLNGERLLLRGTHRHEDHAGVGAAMTEAMTRREMQLIKDMGANFVRLGHYQQSRIVLDLCDELGLLVYEEIPWCRGGVGGQAYRQQCRDMLTAMIEQHKNHPSVIIWGLGNENDWPADFESFDEQQIRAFMIELHELAHQLDPSRVTGIRRCEFCKDVVDVYSPSIWAGWYRGTYPEYKQYLNEAVQQTPRFLHLEWGGDSIAGRHAEELYSGLDVIPTGQGADERDGDYKLTGGPPRVSLLGDWSESYICELVDWHLGVQESMPSLTGAVQWTFKDFATPVRPDNPLPYINTKGVVERDLTPKEAYYVFQSHWATSPMVHIHSHHAPVRWGEPGELKTVRVYSNCDSVELFLNGESQGLRQRDPQAFPAAGLQWKMAFEAGVNRLEAVAYADGERLVDQLDFEYQTQRWQSPTHLRLSTGPREDGRVFVSVRAYDASGVRCLDAHHVVQFTLAGHGRLLDNLGTVRGSRRLQLSNGRAEIEVETDPQGPTIICVTSEGLQGDSCELRHPANARPQRQPASTPQHAVSQASSSDRGIL